The following coding sequences are from one Granulicella arctica window:
- a CDS encoding carboxypeptidase regulatory-like domain-containing protein, whose protein sequence is MHICNLRHKFFGFALLLMLGCSFVAPSYAQQYLGTLNGSVADSTGAKVIGAEVTAKDLTTNFVSKGVTNSEGVYAIPSLTPDVYSITVTAKNFRIETRTGITLTSGATVGIDFALTPGAQTESVIVTANSQLLDTESPALATTITGQQVSDLPNNGRDPNVLATLTVGVINGGSGGYFQGASHNYTNPFSGVAVQITTDGNGGHNRLTLDGIPNDPPERLSGVTYAGFTPSPESVQEVKISQGIFDASVGHGSGTVTDVILKSGTSSFHGAAYYVFQNTYINANTSQNTHNGTPRGNDQLSQTGFVFDGPVKIPHVYDGRDKTHFMVAYERYHSHSGSAYSSRVPTPAELAGDFSGLCGAFNGSGLCTTGTQLYMPNSAVDANGNRTQYFAYNNIASAITTSGAAFASYYPAPNVPGYTATSTVNYQAIHAASQSNYPSLDIRIDHQLSAKDTINATYFTANLTQSNPLLGFPKGITTNGGGDTVIRNTHGGSLDEVHVFSPSFVLDSRFGLINHPFGLNYPGNANFDLGSLGISGSYPYASFPGATLTATAVTGSLNTSNVTNTYASLAPGAGGQVSTSTLGSLNEIATKTVRTHSIRFGFEGNILRYDQQNPESGFGNGSSTPGFYFDNRFTQRNVIQQTVGADASSGNAFADLLLGDFSSTNYTAAASYAMQQIYYAPWVQDDWRASSKLTVNLGLRWDVELPYTERYNKLVTTFCTTCVNPLQASVAGLPLYGGLQYAGPGNRYPFSANYKAIQPRLGLAYQAARNTVIHAGYGLIYFNTFESPIGTGFTQNTSYNNYVTSSPINSLSNPYPNGVALPTGSSQGLSTAVGQNVSFVDPSHVQPRSTEFTLNVQQQLPGSLVVEVGYVGARPTHIEVNHNINLLPAQYYNQGASEVTYLNAAVPNPMAGKVSQAPGLNGATIAQNLLLLPYPEFGSVTEQYSPIGSQPYNALQITVTKPMTHHFTISGNMTWQKIIDHTGYLDNYAAVTGKLDHVWDQSPSFFGNIYGTYELPKLGSLPVYERAILGGWKLNGVMRYSNGQLLNSPSNVNIIGNYRQPHGTLHRQYNTCYENTAGTPVNTVLDPTGTYPLSTACDSTSPTPAFIQRLAYTSQTNSSYLNIRQQYHPLLDASLFKQFAIRDGVSFEIRGEFFNVLNTPIWGAPGGLGASNAGSSSGGYSLTNPTGFFSQANDPRIGQLTARINF, encoded by the coding sequence GTGCACATTTGTAATTTACGCCACAAGTTTTTTGGTTTTGCCCTTCTTCTGATGCTTGGTTGCAGCTTCGTAGCTCCATCGTATGCACAACAGTATCTCGGAACACTGAACGGTTCGGTCGCTGACTCGACGGGTGCCAAGGTGATTGGGGCGGAGGTGACCGCAAAGGACCTCACCACAAATTTTGTCTCAAAAGGGGTCACCAACAGTGAGGGTGTATACGCCATCCCTTCTCTTACTCCCGATGTCTATTCCATCACCGTTACCGCCAAAAACTTCCGCATTGAGACGCGCACGGGCATCACGCTTACCTCGGGCGCGACGGTAGGGATCGACTTTGCTCTGACGCCAGGGGCCCAGACGGAATCGGTCATCGTGACGGCAAACTCTCAGCTGCTGGATACAGAATCTCCAGCTCTCGCGACAACCATAACCGGTCAGCAGGTCTCAGACCTACCGAACAATGGACGCGATCCAAACGTTTTGGCGACTCTCACGGTCGGCGTCATCAACGGCGGATCGGGCGGCTACTTTCAGGGCGCGTCTCACAATTACACCAACCCCTTCAGCGGTGTAGCGGTTCAGATTACCACCGACGGAAACGGCGGCCACAACCGGCTCACCCTGGACGGCATTCCGAACGATCCCCCCGAGCGCCTCTCCGGTGTTACGTATGCCGGATTTACTCCTTCTCCGGAATCTGTGCAGGAGGTCAAGATCTCGCAGGGGATCTTCGATGCTTCGGTGGGACATGGCAGCGGCACCGTCACAGACGTCATCCTCAAGTCAGGGACCAGTAGCTTCCATGGCGCGGCCTACTATGTCTTTCAAAACACTTATATTAATGCGAATACATCGCAGAACACCCATAACGGAACGCCTCGCGGCAATGACCAGCTGAGTCAGACCGGTTTCGTATTCGACGGGCCGGTGAAGATTCCCCATGTTTACGACGGTCGCGACAAGACGCACTTTATGGTTGCGTATGAGCGGTACCATTCCCACTCGGGATCCGCCTACTCATCGCGGGTGCCAACACCCGCTGAATTGGCCGGCGACTTCTCCGGCCTCTGCGGTGCCTTCAACGGTTCCGGTCTCTGCACCACAGGAACCCAGCTTTATATGCCGAACTCCGCAGTTGATGCCAACGGAAATAGGACGCAGTACTTCGCCTACAACAACATTGCGTCTGCTATTACGACGTCGGGTGCTGCTTTTGCCAGCTACTATCCTGCTCCGAACGTACCGGGCTACACTGCTACAAGTACGGTAAACTACCAGGCGATCCACGCAGCGTCTCAAAGCAATTATCCTTCGTTGGACATCCGCATCGATCACCAGCTCAGCGCGAAGGACACAATTAACGCGACCTACTTCACAGCGAACCTTACTCAGAGCAACCCGCTACTGGGCTTCCCGAAGGGAATCACGACCAACGGTGGTGGAGACACCGTCATTCGCAATACTCACGGAGGCAGCCTGGATGAGGTCCATGTGTTCTCTCCGAGCTTTGTACTCGATTCGCGCTTTGGACTTATCAACCACCCCTTTGGGCTCAACTATCCCGGCAACGCAAACTTCGATTTAGGCTCCCTCGGCATCTCGGGGAGTTATCCGTATGCCTCCTTCCCGGGTGCGACTCTGACCGCTACTGCCGTCACTGGCAGCTTGAATACGTCGAATGTTACCAACACCTATGCCAGTCTCGCACCCGGTGCGGGCGGTCAGGTCAGCACGAGCACATTGGGCTCGCTCAACGAGATCGCCACCAAGACCGTGAGGACCCACAGCATTCGCTTTGGCTTCGAGGGCAATATTCTTCGCTACGATCAGCAGAACCCGGAGAGCGGCTTCGGCAACGGGTCCAGTACACCAGGGTTTTACTTCGACAACCGCTTTACCCAGCGCAACGTCATACAGCAGACTGTTGGAGCCGACGCGAGTTCCGGCAATGCCTTTGCGGACCTTTTGCTCGGAGACTTTTCTTCTACCAATTACACCGCTGCGGCCTCGTACGCGATGCAGCAGATCTATTATGCGCCGTGGGTGCAGGATGACTGGCGCGCGAGCAGCAAACTCACCGTCAATCTCGGCCTCCGCTGGGACGTAGAGCTGCCCTACACTGAGCGGTACAACAAACTGGTTACCACCTTCTGCACGACCTGTGTCAACCCGCTGCAGGCATCTGTTGCGGGTCTGCCGCTGTATGGCGGCTTGCAGTACGCCGGCCCCGGCAACCGTTACCCATTCTCCGCCAACTACAAAGCCATTCAGCCTCGTCTCGGCCTGGCGTATCAGGCGGCCCGCAACACGGTCATCCATGCCGGCTATGGACTCATTTACTTCAATACATTTGAGAGCCCCATCGGTACTGGTTTCACTCAGAACACGAGCTACAACAACTATGTAACCAGCTCTCCGATCAACTCGCTGAGCAATCCATATCCAAACGGCGTTGCGCTTCCCACCGGCAGCTCGCAGGGTCTGTCGACGGCGGTGGGGCAGAACGTCTCCTTTGTCGATCCGAGTCACGTGCAGCCGCGCTCTACCGAGTTCACGCTTAACGTGCAGCAGCAGCTTCCCGGCAGCCTGGTGGTGGAGGTTGGCTACGTAGGTGCCCGTCCGACTCACATCGAGGTCAACCACAACATCAACCTTCTGCCGGCCCAGTATTACAACCAAGGAGCCAGCGAGGTCACATACCTGAATGCAGCCGTACCCAACCCGATGGCGGGCAAGGTCTCGCAGGCGCCCGGGCTGAATGGGGCCACAATTGCGCAGAACCTTCTATTGCTGCCTTATCCCGAGTTTGGTTCGGTTACTGAGCAGTACTCCCCGATCGGCTCCCAACCATACAATGCGCTACAGATAACGGTCACTAAGCCGATGACCCACCATTTCACCATCTCAGGAAATATGACCTGGCAAAAGATCATAGACCACACTGGTTATCTCGATAACTATGCGGCCGTAACCGGCAAGCTGGACCATGTCTGGGATCAAAGCCCGAGTTTCTTCGGCAACATTTACGGAACGTACGAACTGCCCAAGTTGGGCTCGCTGCCTGTCTACGAGCGAGCGATTCTTGGTGGATGGAAGCTGAACGGCGTGATGCGGTATTCCAACGGCCAATTGCTCAACTCGCCAAGCAACGTCAACATCATCGGCAATTACAGGCAGCCGCACGGGACGCTCCACCGTCAGTACAACACCTGCTACGAGAACACTGCGGGCACGCCTGTCAACACCGTGCTGGACCCCACTGGTACATACCCACTTAGCACGGCTTGCGATTCGACGTCGCCAACGCCTGCCTTCATTCAGCGTCTGGCCTACACCTCGCAGACCAACAGTAGCTATCTCAATATTCGCCAGCAATATCACCCATTGTTGGATGCGTCGCTCTTCAAGCAATTCGCTATACGGGACGGAGTCAGCTTTGAGATCCGTGGCGAGTTCTTCAACGTCCTCAACACGCCTATATGGGGTGCTCCAGGCGGCCTTGGCGCTTCCAACGCAGGATCTTCGTCCGGAGGGTATTCATTGACCAACCCAACCGGCTTCTTTTCCCAGGCCAACGATCCGCGTATCGGGCAGCTTACGGCGCGCATCAACTTCTAG
- a CDS encoding MGH1-like glycoside hydrolase domain-containing protein: MTARSEERQNSAAGNPSRLSGDERRQHANALIRYFAANAPQLLRAPDGILKRPSVSPSLPGKRYSTQLWDWDTLWTSRGLFRLAALQHDASLKQKLCEHVSGSLLNFLEHASAEGRIPILMTTTDPDPLRVLGTNASSKNQAKPVFGQLALLAADQRGEVGWLAPYFDTILRFYSSWTTHNTSSIGLLVWGDDVAIGDDNDPTTFGRPSFSSANLLLNCLFYEDLIASAELALRLGRAKDHDRLSGQAQTLAQQIQMYCWDPRDSYFYSVDVQCVDRRAELIPTVPRGMDMSWKSLPMRIQMFTGFLPLWCGIASQTQADDLVKINYLADDRLCARWGVRSLSSRESMYSLAFSSNPSNWLGPVWIIVNYFTWKALQRYGFHKEAAALADKTISLLASDLKVNGSLNEYYHPDTGAALSHKGFMDWNLLVLEMI, translated from the coding sequence GTGACTGCTCGCAGCGAAGAGCGCCAAAACTCAGCCGCCGGCAACCCGTCGCGGCTCTCCGGCGACGAGCGCCGTCAACACGCAAATGCACTAATCCGTTATTTCGCCGCGAATGCGCCGCAGCTTCTGCGGGCTCCCGATGGGATACTGAAGCGCCCTAGCGTTTCGCCCAGCCTGCCCGGCAAGAGGTACTCGACTCAACTCTGGGATTGGGACACGCTCTGGACCAGCCGAGGACTCTTTCGACTTGCCGCGCTGCAACATGACGCGTCGCTCAAGCAAAAGCTCTGCGAGCACGTTTCTGGCAGCCTGTTGAACTTTCTCGAGCATGCCTCTGCTGAAGGACGGATCCCGATCCTGATGACCACGACCGATCCAGATCCACTTCGAGTTTTGGGGACCAACGCTTCGTCGAAAAATCAAGCCAAACCCGTGTTCGGTCAACTCGCGCTACTCGCCGCAGATCAGCGCGGAGAAGTAGGCTGGCTGGCACCGTACTTCGACACGATTCTGCGCTTCTATAGCTCGTGGACCACGCACAATACATCGTCCATCGGTCTGCTGGTATGGGGAGACGATGTTGCGATTGGTGATGACAACGATCCGACAACGTTTGGCCGGCCATCCTTCTCGTCTGCCAACCTTCTGCTGAACTGTCTGTTTTATGAGGACCTCATTGCGTCGGCCGAACTCGCCCTGCGCCTTGGACGTGCGAAGGATCATGATCGTCTCTCCGGGCAGGCCCAGACTCTGGCACAGCAAATCCAGATGTACTGCTGGGATCCGAGGGATAGCTACTTCTATTCTGTCGATGTTCAATGTGTTGACCGCCGCGCCGAACTCATTCCTACGGTGCCTCGCGGCATGGACATGTCCTGGAAGTCTCTTCCGATGAGAATTCAGATGTTCACCGGATTCCTTCCTCTCTGGTGCGGTATCGCCTCGCAGACGCAGGCCGACGATTTGGTAAAAATCAATTATCTTGCTGATGACCGGCTCTGTGCCCGTTGGGGTGTTCGTTCGCTCTCGTCCCGGGAATCGATGTACTCCCTTGCATTCAGCTCCAATCCCAGCAATTGGCTGGGTCCGGTATGGATCATCGTGAACTACTTCACATGGAAGGCGCTTCAGCGATACGGCTTCCATAAGGAAGCTGCGGCTCTTGCCGACAAAACGATCTCCTTGCTCGCCTCAGATCTCAAAGTGAACGGTTCTCTCAACGAGTACTATCACCCGGACACAGGCGCAGCTCTGAGCCATAAGGGCTTCATGGATTGGAATTTGCTTGTTTTGGAAATGATCTGA
- a CDS encoding family 78 glycoside hydrolase catalytic domain, whose protein sequence is MRTWFLSAVVFGVMLRPATGQDAAPIHLVEQAPVAISKIAPEVFLVDFGRVAFGNLLLTPGNLTVSEAVTVRFGEALKDGRVDTHPPGSVRYTEVKVSPNGARTMTVTPSADARNTKTPAVLTPAPWGTLTPFRWVEVEGWPTELHANQIRRRAAFDSTWSDAAATFHSSDPMLDKIWDLCHYSIKATTFSGIFVDGDRERLAYEADAYLTQLSYYAGDADPRISRVTFDHLTKFPTWPSEWAPHMVFMAYADWMQTGDTGWLAAHYEGLKTKLLDNRIGQDGLVLSSADLIKRGDIVDWPGHERDGYVFTSVNTVVNAFHLRALKEMSELAEALGKKKEAAKFSEQERTAQATFQKKLFDPSRGLYRDGVGTDHASLHANLFPLAFGLVPVGKRQQIAQWLAGRGMAGSVYAAQYLLEGLFENGQDTAAIALMTAPGDRSWRHMVESGATITWEAWDQKYKPNQDWNHAWGAAPANLLPRFVLGVQPLTPGWRRALIQPHPGNLTSVEGRIPTPRGELSVRWTRDKKFTLMLGLPTGMTAKVELPALEGSSEVWVDGAPVKAHREGQWWTLEKDLSGAVTIEER, encoded by the coding sequence ATGCGTACGTGGTTTCTAAGCGCGGTGGTGTTTGGGGTGATGCTGCGACCGGCGACGGGGCAGGATGCCGCGCCGATACATCTAGTAGAACAGGCACCTGTAGCGATCAGCAAGATCGCACCGGAAGTGTTCCTAGTGGACTTTGGGCGGGTCGCGTTTGGTAACCTTTTGCTAACGCCTGGGAATTTGACTGTATCGGAGGCTGTTACCGTCCGCTTTGGCGAGGCATTGAAAGATGGCCGGGTGGATACGCACCCACCGGGCTCAGTGCGCTATACGGAGGTTAAGGTTTCACCCAATGGGGCACGGACCATGACTGTGACTCCTTCAGCGGACGCGCGCAACACGAAGACTCCTGCGGTGTTGACCCCCGCACCTTGGGGAACGCTGACACCCTTTCGTTGGGTTGAGGTAGAAGGCTGGCCAACAGAACTGCACGCGAACCAGATTCGCCGCCGCGCAGCTTTTGACAGTACCTGGAGCGATGCTGCTGCGACCTTCCACTCGTCAGATCCTATGTTGGATAAGATCTGGGATCTCTGCCACTACTCGATCAAGGCTACGACTTTTTCCGGGATATTTGTCGACGGGGATCGTGAGCGCCTAGCCTATGAGGCGGATGCGTATCTGACTCAGCTAAGTTATTACGCCGGAGACGCCGATCCACGAATATCGCGAGTTACTTTCGATCATTTAACTAAGTTTCCGACCTGGCCGTCCGAGTGGGCCCCGCATATGGTCTTTATGGCCTATGCCGACTGGATGCAAACGGGCGACACGGGCTGGCTGGCGGCGCACTACGAGGGACTAAAAACCAAGCTGTTAGATAATCGAATCGGACAAGACGGACTGGTGCTGAGCTCAGCAGACCTAATTAAACGTGGAGATATTGTTGACTGGCCAGGGCACGAACGCGATGGTTATGTCTTTACCAGTGTCAACACGGTTGTCAATGCCTTCCATCTGCGCGCGTTGAAAGAGATGAGCGAGCTTGCCGAAGCCCTGGGTAAGAAGAAGGAGGCAGCGAAGTTTTCGGAGCAAGAAAGGACGGCGCAGGCGACTTTCCAGAAGAAGCTTTTTGATCCGTCTCGTGGGCTCTATCGTGATGGAGTAGGAACAGATCACGCTTCTCTGCATGCAAACCTGTTTCCTTTGGCTTTTGGGCTCGTACCTGTCGGCAAGCGGCAGCAGATTGCGCAGTGGCTCGCTGGTCGCGGCATGGCGGGCTCGGTCTATGCCGCACAGTATCTGTTGGAGGGGCTGTTCGAGAACGGCCAGGACACGGCTGCGATAGCCTTGATGACCGCACCGGGAGATCGAAGCTGGAGACATATGGTCGAGAGCGGCGCGACGATCACGTGGGAGGCCTGGGATCAAAAGTACAAGCCAAATCAGGATTGGAACCATGCCTGGGGAGCGGCTCCAGCGAACCTTCTGCCGCGCTTCGTGCTGGGCGTGCAGCCGTTGACGCCGGGGTGGAGGAGAGCCCTGATCCAACCACATCCAGGAAATCTGACCAGCGTCGAAGGCCGGATACCAACGCCGCGCGGCGAGCTGTCGGTGCGCTGGACACGAGACAAAAAGTTCACTCTAATGCTGGGCCTGCCGACCGGAATGACCGCCAAAGTCGAGTTGCCAGCACTTGAGGGTTCGAGTGAAGTGTGGGTCGATGGCGCGCCGGTGAAGGCGCATCGCGAGGGTCAGTGGTGGACTTTAGAGAAGGATCTGTCGGGAGCTGTCACGATCGAGGAGCGATGA
- a CDS encoding glycoside hydrolase family 2 TIM barrel-domain containing protein — MLFTWLVGTVDSCFQPATVTDDIGFRDIRVDGTRILLNGRAIFLQGAYMRAEAPIRGGRINTIFDYLKDMNANFVRLAHYPHDERMEHIANRDGFMIWSQLAAHLF, encoded by the coding sequence TTGCTATTTACTTGGCTGGTTGGGACTGTTGACTCCTGCTTTCAGCCAGCAACCGTTACCGATGACATAGGGTTCCGCGACATCCGGGTCGATGGTACGCGCATCCTCCTCAACGGCAGAGCGATTTTTCTACAGGGTGCCTATATGCGTGCAGAGGCTCCGATTCGTGGAGGCCGCATCAACACCATCTTCGACTATTTAAAGGATATGAACGCGAACTTCGTTCGTCTTGCACACTATCCCCACGACGAGCGCATGGAACACATCGCCAACCGCGATGGCTTTATGATCTGGTCCCAATTGGCAGCACATCTCTTTTGA
- a CDS encoding acyltransferase family protein: protein MPKIQTLQSLRAIAALLVVFDHTSLPSAGHGLSARVPYFASFIGMQGVAIFFIISGFIMTYTANSPDDAAPRASLAKNFAIRRIVRVVPLYWFFTLLAAGGILLAGLGKLMPVSYVLKSLFFIPYVGKFGPLLLMLPIVPMGWTLNYEMVFYALFTAALLLPYRFRIPALVATLAAIVTIGAGFYPLLSGTSPHSEGEFLTRPIILLFGVGAALGWLRLKRPDFTLKVVGLPWVVPLLAINAIIANPRTETFPLRSNAIYWLIDLAIVALCIFGRPVRLSWLETLGNASYSLYLVHLIPVAVCYILWKLLHFPAPIVFTVVCLVVSAATSLATYRWLERPLTRTFARLLERPRTRAITIAAPVLEPALEPITEPVVTTELFSPGI from the coding sequence ATGCCAAAGATTCAAACCTTACAATCGCTTCGAGCAATTGCTGCTCTTCTCGTCGTCTTCGATCACACCTCGCTGCCCTCAGCCGGACATGGTCTTTCGGCTCGTGTGCCCTACTTCGCGTCCTTTATCGGGATGCAGGGCGTCGCGATCTTCTTCATCATCAGCGGCTTCATCATGACCTACACGGCGAACTCACCTGACGATGCCGCCCCCCGTGCCTCCCTCGCCAAAAACTTTGCCATCCGCCGCATCGTCCGTGTGGTGCCGCTCTACTGGTTCTTCACACTTCTGGCTGCGGGAGGGATCTTACTCGCCGGCCTCGGCAAGCTTATGCCCGTAAGCTATGTGTTGAAGTCATTGTTCTTCATCCCCTACGTGGGCAAGTTCGGTCCCTTGCTTCTGATGCTCCCCATCGTTCCCATGGGCTGGACGCTGAACTACGAGATGGTCTTCTACGCGCTCTTCACCGCGGCCCTCCTTCTGCCATACCGATTCCGCATCCCTGCACTGGTTGCGACGCTCGCAGCCATCGTAACTATCGGAGCAGGCTTCTACCCGCTCCTCTCCGGTACAAGCCCGCATTCGGAGGGCGAGTTCCTCACCAGGCCGATCATCCTGCTCTTCGGTGTAGGTGCGGCCCTCGGTTGGCTCCGGCTCAAGCGCCCCGACTTTACCTTGAAGGTGGTCGGACTTCCATGGGTCGTACCGCTGCTCGCCATAAACGCCATCATCGCCAATCCCCGAACCGAGACATTCCCGTTGCGTTCGAACGCGATCTACTGGCTCATTGATCTCGCGATCGTGGCGCTCTGCATCTTCGGCCGCCCCGTCCGCCTATCGTGGCTTGAGACCTTGGGCAACGCCTCCTACAGCCTCTATCTCGTCCACCTCATACCGGTCGCCGTCTGCTACATTCTTTGGAAGCTTCTGCACTTCCCAGCGCCCATAGTCTTCACTGTCGTCTGTTTGGTGGTTTCGGCAGCCACGTCCCTTGCAACCTACCGCTGGTTGGAGCGTCCCCTCACCCGTACCTTCGCACGGTTATTGGAACGTCCCAGGACGCGAGCCATAACCATCGCAGCACCAGTCCTGGAGCCTGCCCTCGAACCAATCACCGAGCCTGTCGTCACAACCGAGCTATTTAGTCCCGGCATTTGA